From one Candidatus Eisenbacteria bacterium genomic stretch:
- a CDS encoding STAS domain-containing protein: MQIRRLGAVVILRPEDTELGADVAEAFKAEGLAVIPPQGGMVAVDLAGIEFMDSSGLSALVALLKRTRPAGSLVLFGVGPAVREILRLTRLDGVFPVCESEAEALSWFSQDDQNDAEGSARRQA; this comes from the coding sequence TTGCAGATTCGGCGGTTGGGCGCGGTGGTCATCCTGCGCCCGGAGGACACGGAACTCGGTGCCGACGTGGCCGAGGCCTTCAAGGCGGAGGGGCTCGCTGTCATTCCTCCTCAGGGAGGAATGGTCGCGGTGGATCTGGCCGGGATCGAGTTCATGGACTCATCCGGACTGAGCGCCCTGGTGGCCCTTTTGAAACGGACGCGCCCTGCCGGGAGCCTCGTTCTCTTCGGCGTGGGTCCTGCAGTTCGGGAGATCCTGCGTCTGACGCGGCTGGATGGGGTCTTCCCGGTGTGCGAGAGCGAAGCAGAAGCCCTGAGCTGGTTCTCCCAGGACGACCAGAACGACGCGGAAGGCTCTGCGAGGCGCCAGGCCTGA
- the aspS gene encoding aspartate--tRNA ligase, with translation MFRPNQYRTHLCGDLRVAHVGETITIAGWVHRKRNFGGLYFLVLRDHSGIVQVVIGTDAPFHGLAADVRLESVVQIQGIVAHREEGNVNPNMATGEIEIHAQSFTIHSVAEILPFAIADDIDASESQRLEHRFLDLRRDQLQRNMVLRSRIIQSIRRRMTEMDFLEFQTPILTSSSPEGARDFLVPSRLHPGKFYALPQAPQQFKQLIMVSGFPRYFQIAPCFRDEDARADRSPGEFYQLDLEMSFAGQEDVFAVVERLLTGIFREFSDWSITDAPFPRLTYHETMLRYGSDKPDLRFGCEIQDVSRIFADSEFRAFRGAVEEGGVVRCIPVAGAAEQPRKFFDGIDAFVKDQGGKGAAWLAFPAEGGVKGSIAKFLGPDLLALLRVLPGAGPGSALFFVAGKKTEVAGLAGRIRAKVADELDLREKEVYRFCWIVDFPMYEWDEENRKIEFSHNPFSMPQGGMEALETEDPLAILAYQYDIVCNGVELSSGAIRNHRPDIMYKAFEIAGYGNEVVDQKFGGMIRAFKFGAPPHGGIAPGIDRIVMLLADEPNIREVIMFPMNQRAEDLLMGAPSEVRPRQLEELHIRIEMPKT, from the coding sequence ATGTTCCGACCGAATCAGTACCGCACCCACCTCTGCGGCGACCTCCGCGTCGCCCACGTCGGCGAGACGATCACGATCGCCGGCTGGGTCCATCGTAAGCGCAACTTCGGGGGCCTCTACTTCCTCGTCCTCCGCGACCATTCCGGGATCGTCCAGGTGGTCATCGGGACGGACGCGCCCTTCCATGGTCTTGCCGCCGACGTCCGCCTGGAGAGCGTCGTCCAGATCCAAGGGATCGTGGCCCACCGCGAGGAAGGCAACGTCAACCCGAACATGGCGACCGGGGAGATCGAGATCCACGCCCAGAGCTTCACGATCCACAGCGTCGCCGAGATCCTCCCCTTCGCCATCGCCGACGACATCGATGCATCCGAGTCGCAGCGACTCGAGCACCGTTTCCTCGACCTCCGCCGCGACCAGCTCCAGCGGAACATGGTGCTGCGCTCCCGCATCATCCAGTCGATCCGGCGACGGATGACGGAGATGGACTTCCTCGAGTTCCAGACTCCTATCCTCACTTCGAGTTCGCCGGAAGGGGCCCGCGACTTCCTCGTCCCGAGCCGCCTCCATCCCGGGAAGTTCTATGCGCTCCCGCAGGCCCCTCAGCAGTTCAAGCAGCTCATCATGGTCTCGGGGTTCCCGCGGTACTTCCAGATCGCGCCGTGCTTCCGCGACGAGGATGCCCGCGCCGACCGCTCACCCGGCGAGTTCTACCAGCTCGATCTGGAGATGTCCTTCGCGGGCCAGGAGGACGTCTTCGCCGTGGTCGAGCGGCTTCTCACCGGAATCTTCCGCGAGTTCTCGGACTGGAGCATCACCGACGCGCCCTTCCCCCGCCTCACCTACCACGAGACCATGCTGCGCTACGGCAGCGACAAGCCCGACCTGCGCTTCGGCTGCGAGATCCAGGACGTCTCCCGGATCTTCGCGGATTCGGAGTTCAGGGCCTTCCGCGGGGCGGTCGAGGAGGGAGGGGTGGTGCGCTGCATCCCGGTGGCGGGAGCCGCCGAGCAGCCGCGCAAGTTCTTTGATGGGATCGACGCCTTCGTCAAAGATCAGGGCGGCAAGGGAGCAGCCTGGCTCGCGTTTCCGGCCGAAGGCGGGGTCAAGGGCTCGATCGCGAAGTTCCTCGGCCCGGACCTCCTCGCCCTTTTAAGAGTCTTGCCCGGCGCAGGCCCCGGCTCCGCGCTCTTCTTCGTTGCCGGCAAGAAGACCGAGGTCGCCGGCCTGGCCGGACGGATCCGCGCCAAGGTCGCCGACGAACTCGACCTCCGCGAGAAGGAGGTCTACCGGTTCTGCTGGATCGTCGACTTCCCCATGTACGAGTGGGACGAGGAGAACCGGAAGATCGAGTTCTCGCACAACCCCTTCTCCATGCCCCAGGGCGGGATGGAGGCCCTGGAGACAGAGGATCCCCTCGCTATTCTCGCCTACCAGTACGACATCGTCTGCAACGGCGTCGAGCTGTCCTCGGGGGCCATCCGGAATCACCGTCCCGACATCATGTACAAGGCGTTCGAGATCGCCGGCTACGGAAACGAGGTCGTCGACCAGAAGTTCGGAGGGATGATCCGCGCGTTCAAGTTTGGAGCCCCGCCCCACGGCGGGATCGCCCCGGGCATAGATCGGATCGTCATGCTTCTCGCCGACGAGCCCAACATCCGCGAGGTCATCATGTTCCCGATGAACCAGCGGGCCGAGGACCTCCTCATGGGCGCTCCGTCCGAGGTGCGTCCGAGGCAGCTCGAGGAGCTGCACATTCGCATCGAGATGCCGAAGACGTAG
- a CDS encoding TonB-dependent receptor translates to MSWISHSTRSIRPRLLGPLVLLLLPLAPSARAATLTGRVLDESGASLPRAIVQIEALQLGALADSSGRFAIADLPAGTYVIRVSMMGFETAIETLEALDVPGPEVVVRLSSAPVLLDAISVEGERTGSGVTDKEIVRTEVIARGDLVESADRGSLMSALDGQTGLKTRPCAMCGSCGIGMQGLEPSYTEVNVDGLPVFSGLGTLYGLDGIAAGDVERLELVKGTGSSLYGSGAIAGAVNLVSVAPEAGGALEIRASSDQHGQSSLYLGASTHPGGVPMRLSVSAGATPDRIDTNDDGVTDVPESWRTSVGASAEAPAGGGTLRLGGRAYWEDRFAGEVGWTPRDRGSSTVYGREIQTRRQEISLRWRGASDGNRLWSARGALVRHEQDSWYGTQEYAARQRLGLFMLTVEQFWSEPHTTVLEAGLSGEDYDDNLRLLAPTDLRYVVPSLVVQHSWKMGTALTVQAGNRAESYEEDGVILTPRMTAAWDISPGTTLRLSAGTGYRPVTLFSLDVATEAGFDSVQLGEDLRAEESAAVAAALARRWLSDWGSARVDLNLFYTDFRNKAVIEHAEGSDIFVSNASDAFSRGFEVQASGLHQDGWNAKLGYTRSEVRYRTVEGWRDVELQYAYTADGTVGRDWKEAGLSTKVSAVLYGPQHLPEGRGRDRAEPYALFDAAVRKRWGRLSASFGVNNVFDRTQDESPYVRDPETGRLRPDAALIYAPVLGRAFVLSLGFEVGG, encoded by the coding sequence ATGTCGTGGATCTCCCATTCTACTCGATCTATCAGGCCGCGCCTGCTCGGGCCCCTCGTCTTGCTCCTGCTGCCTCTCGCGCCGTCGGCGCGCGCCGCGACCCTGACCGGGCGCGTCCTGGATGAGAGCGGGGCATCTCTGCCACGCGCGATCGTTCAGATCGAGGCCTTGCAGCTCGGCGCCCTGGCGGATTCCTCCGGGCGGTTCGCCATCGCGGATCTGCCCGCGGGGACCTACGTGATCCGTGTCTCCATGATGGGCTTCGAGACCGCCATCGAGACGCTCGAGGCCCTGGACGTGCCGGGACCGGAGGTTGTCGTTCGGCTCTCCTCGGCTCCGGTGCTCCTGGATGCGATCTCCGTCGAAGGGGAAAGGACGGGATCGGGCGTGACGGACAAGGAGATCGTCCGCACCGAGGTGATCGCTCGGGGCGACCTCGTGGAGAGCGCAGACCGCGGCAGCCTGATGAGCGCGCTCGACGGCCAGACGGGCTTGAAGACCCGGCCCTGCGCGATGTGCGGCTCCTGCGGCATCGGGATGCAAGGGCTAGAGCCCTCGTACACGGAGGTCAATGTCGACGGCCTGCCGGTCTTCAGCGGTCTGGGAACACTCTATGGCCTGGACGGGATCGCGGCCGGCGATGTCGAGCGGCTGGAGTTGGTCAAGGGGACTGGATCGAGCCTATATGGAAGCGGCGCCATCGCGGGGGCAGTGAATCTCGTCTCGGTCGCGCCGGAGGCGGGCGGCGCGCTCGAGATCCGCGCATCGTCGGATCAGCACGGGCAAAGCAGCCTCTACCTGGGCGCCTCGACGCATCCGGGAGGCGTGCCGATGCGCCTGTCCGTCTCGGCCGGCGCGACCCCCGACCGGATCGATACCAATGACGACGGCGTCACGGATGTCCCCGAGAGCTGGCGCACGAGCGTCGGCGCCTCGGCGGAGGCTCCTGCGGGCGGCGGCACCCTCCGTCTCGGGGGCCGCGCCTATTGGGAGGACCGCTTCGCGGGGGAGGTTGGCTGGACGCCACGCGATCGCGGGTCATCGACCGTCTACGGGCGCGAGATCCAGACCCGGCGGCAGGAGATCTCCCTGCGCTGGCGTGGAGCTTCCGACGGAAACCGGCTCTGGTCGGCGCGCGGCGCGCTCGTCCGGCACGAGCAGGACTCCTGGTACGGCACCCAGGAGTACGCCGCGCGCCAGCGCCTGGGGCTCTTCATGCTGACTGTCGAGCAGTTCTGGAGCGAGCCGCATACGACCGTTCTCGAGGCGGGTCTGAGCGGTGAAGACTACGACGACAACTTACGGCTGCTGGCGCCCACTGATCTTCGTTATGTCGTGCCGTCGCTTGTCGTGCAGCATAGCTGGAAGATGGGGACGGCCTTGACCGTGCAGGCCGGGAATCGAGCGGAGAGCTACGAGGAAGATGGCGTCATTCTCACGCCGCGGATGACCGCGGCGTGGGACATCTCGCCCGGCACGACTCTGCGGCTATCCGCCGGAACGGGGTACCGGCCCGTCACGCTCTTCAGCCTGGACGTCGCGACCGAGGCGGGCTTCGACAGCGTCCAGCTCGGAGAGGACCTCCGGGCGGAGGAAAGCGCGGCGGTCGCAGCCGCGCTCGCCCGGCGATGGCTGTCCGATTGGGGGTCGGCACGCGTCGACCTCAATCTGTTCTACACCGACTTCCGGAACAAGGCGGTCATCGAACATGCAGAAGGATCTGACATCTTCGTGTCGAATGCCTCGGATGCGTTCTCGCGAGGTTTCGAGGTCCAAGCCTCGGGTCTGCATCAAGACGGATGGAACGCGAAGCTCGGCTACACGCGATCGGAGGTCCGCTATCGGACGGTCGAAGGCTGGCGCGACGTGGAGCTGCAGTACGCCTACACGGCCGACGGCACGGTCGGACGAGACTGGAAGGAAGCTGGTCTCTCAACGAAGGTCTCCGCGGTCCTCTACGGACCGCAGCACCTGCCTGAGGGACGCGGGAGGGACCGGGCCGAGCCTTACGCGCTCTTTGACGCGGCCGTGCGCAAGCGCTGGGGGCGCCTCAGCGCGTCGTTCGGAGTGAACAACGTCTTCGACCGGACGCAGGACGAGTCGCCGTACGTCCGCGATCCCGAGACGGGGCGGCTGCGCCCTGACGCGGCGCTCATCTACGCGCCAGTTCTGGGGCGCGCGTTTGTGCTGAGCCTGGGATTCGAGGTGGGCGGATAA
- a CDS encoding TonB-dependent receptor, with translation MRPLAVLLFIVSLCGMHAAEAMGSPPPFWPDAVDTIEVVSPRPFPEERMGRTPGFVQVVRLGPAVPASCDLADLLDRAAGVQIRSYGGSGSIQLASVRGSSPSQVEVRVDDAPISAGPDGMVDLSFLPARLFERAEITRGPGASEEAGLGLGVIRLRTRQDAGAPLHLRVGAGSFGASTLAAAGGLARGALAILVSGGVVASEGDYPYRDRNGTPYEGGDDRTVRRENNAFRQSDALVQGRYRAGERLAASYIGHGLWRDAGVPGTESMQTRNVRDRFRRLLQVVALDARGPSSSAWKLLLHRQEDADHYENPDGEVGLGKSDTKSDFLAQGGEIRATSLLPGIGATLRVAGSLQEEIWRGRDLLAGRAEPAHRRLAGGLGLDLAARPIAAVELLLRERLLVSTGRGSEGVRLRTPRVGVSLDAGRGILIRGGLGRFARLPAFVEMHGRGGVQIGNPALAAERGTAWDLGASARMPGRSHGPLRCRVEAAYFESRTEEAIVWLQNSQRTSRPENLERTRVRGAELLARAAYSARSVPSWAHPAIDVTASGTLQEAHDAGPSASYRGKSLPYLPNAKGSIQTGIALSRLRLEHALDYESGFYRDRYNSQARRRGDRFLQEARVVFSMKRESLELLLGARNIADVRTQDVEGFPLPGRSFFLELAYSAPAGGGADDATAGRGEGDRQPRP, from the coding sequence ATGAGGCCCCTGGCGGTCCTCTTGTTCATCGTCTCGCTCTGCGGCATGCATGCCGCGGAAGCGATGGGTTCCCCTCCTCCCTTCTGGCCGGACGCGGTCGACACGATCGAGGTCGTATCGCCCCGTCCCTTTCCCGAGGAGCGGATGGGCAGGACGCCGGGCTTCGTGCAGGTGGTCCGCCTCGGCCCGGCGGTGCCGGCCTCATGCGATCTGGCGGATCTGCTGGATCGCGCCGCCGGCGTCCAGATCCGCAGCTACGGGGGTTCCGGCTCCATACAGCTCGCGTCGGTGCGGGGAAGCAGTCCCTCTCAGGTCGAAGTTCGCGTCGATGACGCGCCGATCTCGGCGGGTCCGGATGGAATGGTCGATCTGTCGTTCCTGCCGGCGCGCCTCTTCGAGCGGGCGGAGATCACTCGCGGACCCGGGGCTTCTGAGGAAGCAGGTCTCGGCCTTGGCGTGATCCGGCTTCGCACGAGACAGGACGCAGGCGCGCCGCTTCACCTGCGCGTGGGCGCGGGCTCGTTCGGCGCCTCGACTCTGGCTGCCGCGGGCGGACTCGCGCGGGGCGCGCTCGCGATCCTCGTATCGGGCGGAGTGGTCGCGAGCGAGGGGGACTACCCTTACAGAGACCGCAACGGCACGCCCTACGAAGGCGGGGACGATCGGACGGTCCGCCGCGAGAACAACGCCTTCCGCCAGTCGGACGCGCTCGTCCAGGGACGCTATCGCGCGGGGGAGCGCCTTGCCGCGAGCTACATCGGGCACGGACTGTGGCGGGACGCCGGCGTTCCGGGGACCGAGAGCATGCAGACGAGAAACGTCCGCGACCGTTTCCGTCGTCTCCTTCAGGTTGTCGCCCTCGATGCGAGGGGCCCGTCGTCGAGCGCATGGAAACTGCTGCTCCATCGCCAGGAGGACGCGGATCACTACGAGAATCCGGACGGGGAGGTCGGGTTGGGGAAGAGCGACACGAAGAGCGACTTCCTGGCCCAGGGAGGAGAGATTCGCGCGACCTCCCTCCTGCCCGGGATCGGGGCGACTCTTCGTGTGGCGGGATCGTTGCAGGAGGAGATCTGGAGAGGGCGCGATCTGCTGGCCGGCCGGGCGGAGCCGGCCCACCGCCGCCTGGCCGGCGGCCTCGGGCTCGACCTCGCGGCGCGTCCGATCGCAGCGGTCGAGCTCCTGCTGCGCGAGCGGCTGCTGGTCTCGACAGGGCGGGGATCGGAAGGCGTCCGGCTTCGGACTCCGCGCGTCGGAGTCTCGCTCGACGCGGGGCGGGGCATCCTCATCCGGGGAGGGCTGGGGAGATTCGCGAGGCTTCCAGCGTTCGTGGAGATGCATGGCCGCGGAGGTGTCCAGATCGGGAATCCCGCCCTCGCTGCGGAGCGGGGAACTGCATGGGACCTCGGGGCGAGCGCGCGGATGCCGGGCAGGTCGCATGGCCCGCTGCGATGCCGGGTCGAGGCGGCCTATTTCGAGAGCCGCACGGAGGAGGCCATCGTCTGGCTGCAGAACAGCCAGCGGACCTCGCGCCCGGAGAACCTGGAGAGGACGAGGGTCCGCGGCGCGGAGCTGCTCGCGCGCGCGGCCTACTCCGCGAGAAGCGTTCCTTCCTGGGCCCATCCGGCGATCGATGTGACGGCGAGCGGCACGCTCCAGGAGGCGCACGACGCGGGTCCGAGCGCGAGCTACAGAGGGAAGTCGCTGCCTTATCTGCCGAACGCGAAGGGGTCGATCCAGACAGGCATCGCGCTGTCGAGGCTGCGTCTCGAGCACGCCCTGGACTATGAGTCGGGCTTCTACCGCGATCGGTACAACTCCCAGGCGAGGCGTCGGGGAGACCGCTTCCTGCAGGAGGCCAGGGTCGTCTTCTCGATGAAACGGGAGAGCCTGGAGCTGCTCCTCGGCGCGCGGAACATCGCGGACGTCAGGACCCAGGACGTCGAGGGGTTTCCTCTTCCTGGCCGTTCGTTCTTTCTGGAGCTTGCCTACTCGGCCCCCGCCGGCGGAGGCGCAGACGACGCCACGGCCGGAAGAGGCGAAGGCGATCGGCAACCCCGCCCCTGA
- a CDS encoding tetratricopeptide repeat protein, translating into MIRAPSSNPVGGAIRDEGKRGARERTPRARRWRTGLILGGILLAGLLLRLAYLSDLRQAPDFEHPIKDAGFHDYWARALATGDWTPPASHEDPRLGEVPFLRPPGYPYFLALIYKTFGLSYFFPRLAQILLGLLNCFLAFLLGRALFGRAVGLIASAFAAGYWVLIFFEGELEAPTLIVTLALLLVWLAYRWWTRPSRGRAILSGLTLGLLSLTLPNALAFIPVLALWMLWAGRDLVRPRQIYGHLAIFLLGVVLGIAPATIRNAVVAGDFVPIASNGAVNLYIGNNETSDGTTATIPNMQELTGLNRWNWFLYDRIARGVSREAGRPLKYSGVSAYFNRKALDYIASHPARFVELCLKRAALFWGPAEIANNKALGLEKTKYPILRWSPGFPFVLSLSLLGLLLVALERRGSRGLGAKRSAETVRAFPLLVLIIFLVLILFLSFLPFLAAGRFRVPVLPFLFLFAAYALHRLWQLLRSRSWGRAGAVLGSGVALYLLCNVQIVPYQSNPAWWFVDQASGLEVSGDLQGALQACRDALEEDPGYVDARVKLASLLARLGRPEEAIREYEEILRHRPDYVDVRVRRASLLIDRGQAARATPELEEIAAAHPEMSAAHLQLGCAFTRLRRYEEAERELRRAIELEPRDAVEHSYLAMVLAARGAHEEAIAHGRAALGLKPGVKEVHFNLGTSLRALGRQEEAAAEYREALHIDPNYVAAQRELNALSNAGTQPAPGR; encoded by the coding sequence ATGATCCGAGCCCCCTCCAGCAATCCGGTCGGCGGCGCCATCCGTGATGAGGGCAAGAGAGGCGCTCGGGAGAGAACGCCGAGAGCGCGGCGCTGGAGGACCGGTCTGATCCTGGGCGGCATCCTGCTCGCCGGGCTCCTTCTCCGCCTCGCCTACCTGTCGGACCTCAGGCAAGCGCCCGACTTCGAACACCCGATCAAGGACGCCGGCTTCCATGACTACTGGGCCAGGGCCCTCGCCACCGGGGATTGGACTCCTCCCGCGTCGCACGAGGATCCGCGCCTGGGAGAGGTCCCCTTCCTCAGACCTCCCGGGTATCCGTACTTCCTCGCCTTGATCTACAAGACATTCGGATTGAGCTACTTCTTTCCCCGCCTCGCCCAGATCCTGCTCGGACTCCTCAACTGCTTCCTCGCCTTCCTCCTCGGTAGAGCCCTGTTCGGTCGCGCCGTGGGCCTGATCGCGTCGGCATTCGCCGCCGGCTACTGGGTGTTGATCTTCTTCGAGGGCGAGCTCGAAGCGCCGACCCTGATCGTCACCCTGGCTCTGCTCCTGGTCTGGCTAGCCTACCGCTGGTGGACCAGGCCGTCCCGCGGGCGCGCGATCCTGAGCGGTCTGACCCTGGGACTTCTCTCGCTCACGTTGCCCAACGCCCTCGCGTTCATCCCGGTCCTCGCTCTCTGGATGCTCTGGGCGGGCCGCGATCTCGTCCGGCCGCGACAGATCTACGGCCACCTGGCGATCTTCCTGCTCGGAGTCGTCCTCGGGATCGCGCCGGCCACGATCCGAAACGCCGTGGTGGCCGGGGACTTCGTCCCGATCGCGAGCAATGGGGCTGTCAATCTCTACATAGGCAACAACGAGACGAGCGACGGCACGACCGCGACGATTCCGAATATGCAGGAGCTGACCGGGCTGAACCGATGGAACTGGTTCCTCTATGACCGGATCGCCCGCGGCGTCTCGCGAGAAGCCGGCCGCCCTCTCAAGTACTCGGGAGTTTCCGCCTACTTCAACCGCAAGGCCCTGGACTACATCGCAAGCCATCCGGCGAGGTTCGTGGAACTCTGCCTGAAGCGGGCGGCGCTCTTCTGGGGCCCGGCGGAGATCGCCAACAACAAGGCCCTCGGCCTGGAGAAGACGAAGTACCCCATCCTGCGCTGGAGCCCAGGCTTCCCCTTCGTCTTGTCGCTCTCGCTTCTCGGCCTCCTGCTTGTCGCTCTGGAGAGGAGAGGATCGCGGGGCCTGGGGGCGAAACGCAGCGCCGAGACCGTGAGGGCGTTCCCCCTGCTCGTCCTGATCATCTTCCTCGTCCTGATCCTGTTTCTCTCTTTCCTCCCTTTCCTGGCAGCAGGCCGATTCCGGGTCCCCGTCCTCCCGTTTCTCTTCCTCTTTGCGGCCTATGCCCTCCATCGCCTCTGGCAGCTCTTGCGCTCTCGATCCTGGGGACGGGCGGGCGCTGTTCTCGGATCCGGCGTCGCCCTCTACCTTCTGTGCAACGTGCAGATCGTGCCCTACCAGTCGAATCCCGCCTGGTGGTTCGTCGATCAGGCGAGCGGACTGGAGGTGTCCGGAGACCTGCAGGGGGCGCTCCAGGCGTGCCGCGACGCATTGGAGGAGGACCCAGGGTATGTCGATGCGCGCGTCAAGCTGGCTTCGTTGCTGGCGAGGCTGGGAAGACCGGAGGAGGCGATCCGAGAGTACGAGGAGATCCTCAGACACCGCCCCGACTACGTCGACGTGCGTGTGCGACGTGCGTCCCTTCTCATCGATCGGGGTCAGGCCGCGAGGGCGACTCCGGAGCTGGAAGAGATCGCGGCGGCGCATCCCGAGATGTCCGCCGCTCACCTTCAGCTAGGATGCGCCTTCACTCGTCTTCGACGCTATGAAGAGGCGGAGCGGGAGCTGCGGCGCGCGATCGAGCTCGAGCCGCGGGACGCGGTCGAGCATAGCTATCTGGCCATGGTTCTGGCTGCGCGGGGCGCCCACGAGGAGGCGATTGCACACGGTCGCGCCGCCCTTGGCCTCAAGCCGGGCGTGAAGGAAGTCCACTTCAATCTCGGGACCTCGCTGCGGGCCCTGGGAAGACAGGAGGAAGCCGCCGCGGAGTACCGGGAGGCCCTTCACATCGATCCGAACTATGTGGCCGCGCAGCGCGAGCTGAACGCGTTGTCGAACGCGGGGACGCAACCGGCGCCCGGACGATAG
- a CDS encoding tetratricopeptide repeat protein, translating to MAPIFPLPAGKPRLDLLILHPAGSDDPRLVSLSIGILQFLRGWLEGRDVTTSFWPETTVDAGGRTRFILRPIAWAEDEIARKRKLVPSARAILFLDIDHSIPATPQARLSLRSQTADRTALTPIPLDEAGVFSGTALTLDELLRAVERVPIEKGPAAIFHTQDHATALATLYALERIVAFQAGIGQEDPQRLFEPALNCLARDPAHPIGRDCLARLAGAATETGKSECQQAARDALQRWSDMTPLSAFPPYLLAMTRMRSGAAEEARASFEESLRRDPLFGPALEQYANWLAERGFVDRGVAMLRSAVGRTDFDGNLLDHAGCLLANAGRLDEADPLFREAASAGGPPTSSTNLTRALLARNRNDEALEVLQRSMARGIHPMQLELMADLAGRSGMAAAGARAILRGRISEGSKDETIQQHLTQICLDLEGPGAAAAQARRLLEIATQVPVRRFAYQVLLRSLIPDFEARWKQAIENTFEGDAESAVSFLREVVTAEDGYGTAHFFLGTALERLGRAKEAVPHLREAIASEGNDPIVLDVLARACAAAGDLEDAARLHHTAASLAPGDARVLHNAAVSLLRAGYSEEGISIAQSSLAIQPEQDDLIDLLKKSLPPSRKKAAKLAEHAGRILRKKKPRS from the coding sequence ATGGCGCCGATATTCCCGTTGCCCGCGGGGAAGCCGCGGCTCGATCTGCTCATCCTTCACCCGGCGGGCAGCGATGACCCGCGCCTCGTTTCACTCTCGATCGGAATCCTCCAGTTCCTTCGCGGCTGGCTGGAGGGCCGGGACGTCACAACGTCGTTCTGGCCGGAAACGACCGTTGACGCGGGGGGGCGCACGCGCTTCATCCTCCGCCCCATCGCCTGGGCCGAGGACGAGATCGCCCGCAAGAGGAAGCTCGTCCCGTCGGCCCGCGCGATCCTGTTCCTCGATATCGATCACTCCATCCCAGCGACGCCTCAGGCGCGGCTTTCCTTGCGATCTCAAACTGCGGATCGCACGGCCTTAACGCCGATTCCGCTCGATGAGGCGGGCGTCTTCTCCGGCACCGCGCTCACTCTGGACGAGCTGCTTCGTGCCGTGGAGCGGGTCCCGATCGAGAAAGGCCCCGCGGCCATCTTCCACACGCAGGATCATGCGACCGCGCTCGCGACGCTCTACGCGCTCGAGAGAATCGTGGCCTTTCAGGCCGGCATCGGACAGGAGGATCCGCAGCGTCTCTTCGAGCCGGCGCTCAATTGTTTGGCGCGCGATCCGGCGCATCCGATCGGGCGCGACTGCCTCGCGCGCCTCGCGGGGGCCGCCACGGAGACCGGGAAATCGGAGTGCCAGCAGGCGGCCCGCGACGCGCTGCAGCGGTGGTCCGACATGACTCCCCTGTCGGCCTTTCCCCCCTACTTGCTGGCGATGACGCGCATGCGATCCGGGGCTGCGGAAGAGGCCAGAGCGTCATTCGAGGAGTCGCTCCGCAGGGACCCGCTCTTTGGACCCGCCCTCGAGCAGTACGCGAACTGGCTGGCGGAGCGGGGCTTCGTCGATCGGGGCGTCGCGATGCTCCGCAGCGCGGTCGGCCGGACCGACTTCGACGGGAACCTGCTCGATCACGCAGGATGCCTGCTCGCGAACGCGGGACGCCTCGATGAAGCGGACCCCCTCTTCCGAGAGGCGGCGTCGGCCGGAGGGCCGCCGACCTCGAGCACGAACCTCACCCGGGCTCTCCTCGCCCGCAACCGCAACGACGAGGCGCTCGAGGTCCTTCAGCGGAGCATGGCCCGGGGAATCCATCCGATGCAGCTCGAGCTGATGGCCGATCTCGCCGGGCGGTCAGGGATGGCCGCGGCCGGCGCCCGAGCCATCCTAAGGGGGAGGATCTCGGAGGGCAGCAAGGACGAGACGATCCAGCAGCATCTCACTCAGATCTGCCTCGATCTCGAGGGGCCCGGGGCGGCGGCCGCGCAGGCGCGCAGATTGCTCGAGATCGCCACGCAGGTGCCGGTCCGGCGTTTCGCCTACCAGGTCTTGTTGCGGAGCCTCATTCCCGACTTCGAGGCTCGCTGGAAGCAGGCGATCGAGAACACGTTCGAGGGGGATGCGGAGTCCGCGGTGTCGTTCCTCCGCGAGGTAGTGACGGCGGAGGACGGCTACGGCACCGCGCACTTCTTCCTGGGAACCGCGCTCGAGCGCCTCGGACGGGCCAAAGAGGCCGTCCCCCACCTGAGGGAGGCCATCGCCTCGGAGGGAAACGACCCGATCGTGCTCGATGTCCTCGCGCGCGCCTGCGCGGCCGCGGGCGATCTCGAGGACGCGGCGCGGCTCCACCACACGGCCGCTTCCCTCGCGCCGGGCGATGCCCGGGTCCTGCACAACGCCGCCGTATCCCTCCTTCGCGCGGGCTACTCCGAAGAAGGGATCTCCATCGCGCAGAGCTCGCTCGCCATCCAGCCCGAGCAGGATGATCTGATCGATCTGCTGAAGAAGAGCCTCCCGCCCAGCCGCAAGAAGGCAGCGAAGCTCGCCGAACATGCGGGGAGGATTCTGAGGAAGAAGAAACCGCGATCGTGA